The Pocillopora verrucosa isolate sample1 chromosome 2, ASM3666991v2, whole genome shotgun sequence genome has a segment encoding these proteins:
- the LOC131791242 gene encoding Golgi SNAP receptor complex member 1-like: protein MFDDAENMASSITPTRWEELRKKARQLENEIDLKLVSFSKLGTNYSQRDGYKESSDTSPLLNSSSSERLFETMGLEIEQLLSKLTEVNDSMAEYTAGFNLGQPNATQLHTLQRHRDILQGYSHEFSKTKANIQAFRDREDLLGSVHRNINAYKTGMNRRTDLYLKENEHIRNSDRLADDVIGVALATKENLQSQRGVLHGVTSRLSAVTTRFPALNSLIQRINVRKRRDSIILASVISICIILMLIYALG, encoded by the exons ATGTTCGATGATGCGGAAAACATGGCTTCCTCAATCACTCCAACTAGATGGGAAG AATTGAGGAAGAAAGCGCGACAGCTTGAAAACGAAATAGATTTGAAACTTGTCTCCTTCAGCAAATTAGGAACAAACTACAGTCAGCGTGATGGCTATAAAGAGAG ttCGGATACATCGCCGCTTTTAAACAGTTCATCGAGTGAACGACTTTTTGAAACTATGGGACTTGAAATTGAACAACTTTTATCCAAG TTGACAGAAGTCAATGACTCAATGGCTGAATATACTGCCGGCTTCAACTTGGGCCAACCTAATGCCACACAGCTCCACACATTACAGAGACATAGGGATATTCTACAGGGTTACTCAcatgaattttcaaaaacaaag GCTAATATCCAGGCTTTCAGAGACAGAGAAGATTTATTGGGATCTGTCCACAGAAATATCAA TGCATACAAGACTGGAATGAACAGAAGAACAGACCTCTacctaaaagaaaatgaacataTTAGAAA TTCAGATCGACTTGCAGATGACGTGATAGg TGTTGCATTGGCCACCAAAGAAAATCTTCAGAGTCAAAGAGGTGTTCTTCATGGTGTCACCAGCCGATTAAGTGCTGTCACTA CTCGTTTTCCTGCTCTTAATAGTTTAATTCAGCGTATAAATGTCAGGAAAAGACGAGATTCTATTATACTGGCTAGTGTTATCTCCATATGCATCATTCTAATGCTCATTTATGCCCTCGGATGA